Part of the Desulfofundulus luciae genome, GGCCAAAGGCCAAAATCTCCGTCACACCATCGATGGCGTCCACCAGATGGGCGTTAAGCTCTGCCCTGACCTCCACCATCCGCTGGCCCAGGCCCCTGCTAAACCTCCTGATTAAAAGGGGCGCTACCACACCGGCAACCAGGTAAAACCCTAACAGGATCAAGGCCAGCCTGAGCTCAAACCTGGCTAAAAAGGCAAAGGTTCCCGCCAGCACGAAAATGGCCACCAGCGGCGGAGCCAGCACCCGCAGGTAAAAGCGCTCCAGGGTTTCCACATCGGCCACCATACGGGCCAGGAGGTCTCCGCTGCGGTAATCCACCAGCCCGGCCGGGGCCAGAGGTTCAATGGACTGGTAAACCCAGGCGCGGAGGCGGCCCAGCACCCGGAAGGTGGCATCATGGGTAAGATAACGCTCCAGGTAGCGGCACACCGCCCGGGAAATCCCGCAGAAGCGCACCCCGGTGGAAACCACCAGCAATTCCGAAACCGGTGGATGCAGGGCGGCACTGGCAATTAAAAATGCCGCAGTGGCCATTAAGCCAATGCTGCTGCCCACGGTTAAAAAACCAAGAATGACCCCTAAAAGCATGGCCTTCCAGTGTGGGGCAATCAAGACCAAAAGACGGATAAAAACTCCCATCATTGGACACCCCCGTAGGCGCCGACCAGGCGCCGGTAGACCCCCTGCCGTTTGAGGAGTTCCTCGTGCTGCCCTGTTTCCACCACCCGCCCTCCCTGCAGGACCAGGATGCGGTGGGCCCGGTAAACGGTGGCCAGGCGGTGGGCAATAACCAGCACCGTGCGCCCCGCCATCAGGCGTTCCAGGGCCTGGCGGACCAGCTCCTCCGTGGCGGGATCCAGGCCGGCAGTGGCTTCGTCCAGAATTAATAGGGGCGCATTCTTGAGAAAGGCCCGGGCTATAGCCAGGAGCCGGGCCTGCCCGCCGCTCAAGCGGATTCCCCCTTCGCCCACAGGGGTGTCATACCCCCGGGGCAGGCCCTGGATAAAGGGGTGTGCCCCGGCCAGCCGGGCCGCTTCCACCACCTCTTCCATGGAAGCCCCGGGGCGACCCAGGCGGATGTTACCGGCCACGTTCCCGTAAAAAAGATGGGGATGCTGGGGCACCAGGGCCACATAACGCCGCCACTGGCCTGCGGAAATCTGCTCCAGGGGGACACCGTTCACGGTGATCCGGCCGCTCTGGGGCTCTATAAACCGCAAAAGCAGGCTGGCTACGGTACTCTTCCCCGCCCCGCTGGGTCCTACCAGGGCCACCCGTTCCCCGGGTGCCAGCTCAAAGGAGATTCCCCGCAATGCCGGCCGTTCCCCGCCCTCGTAGGAGAAATGTACATCCCGGAAATGGATGTGCAGTCCCTTTTCCTGCGACAGGGCCGTTTCTCTTAAGGCAGACTGTTCGATATGAAGGGCCTTTTCCTGTGGCAGGGCCCCTTCCCCCGCCGGAGTTTCCAGCAGGGCGAAAATGCGGCCGGCCGCGCTGACCCCGGCCAGGCCGGCATGAAAATATGTGCCTAAAAGCTTGAAGGGCAGGTAAAATTCCGGGGCCAGGAGCAAAAGAAACAGGGCCTCTTCAAAGGGGATTCGCGCGTAGACCAGGCGCAAGGCCACCGTAACCGCCACCAGAGCGGTACTGATGGTGGCCAGGAATTCCAGCGCCAGGGCGGAAAGAAAGGCCACCCGCAATACGCCCAGGGAGGTTTTACGGAAACGGTCGCTAATCAGGGCAATGACCCGGGCCTGGGCCTTGCTCCGGCCAAAGATTTTCAAAGTGGAGAGACCCTGCAAAACGTCCAGGAAGTGGGCGTTCATCCGGCTCAAAGTTTCCCACTGTTGCCGGGTAAGGGTCTGGGCCCAACCGCTGATCAGGTACATAAATAAAGGAATGAGGGGAGCGGTAAAAAGTAAAATGAACCCCGACGTTAGATCCAGGGGAAAGACAAACCCCAGGACGGCCAGGGGCACCAGGGCGGCCAGGGCCAACTGGGGCAGGTAGCGGGCGAAATAGGTTTCTACCGCTTCGACTCCCTCCACCAGGAGATTGACCAGTTCCCCGCTGCGCTGCTCCCCCCGTACATAAACCGGACCCAGGGCCAACAGGTGCTCCAGGAGACGCTGGCGCAGGTCGTGTTTGATCCGGGCGGCCACCCGGAAAGCCATAACTTCACTTATCCAGGCCAGCATAGCCCGAAAAATAATGACCCCCAGGAGGGCCAAAAGCAAGGGCCATACCCCGCTCAAGTCCTGCCCCTCGAGAAAAACCCGGCTCACCACCCGGGCAATACATCCCGCCTGGACCACCGCTAAAAGACCCGCCCCCAGGCCCAACCCTACGGTCAGGGCCAGCAAAAAACGCCCTGCCCGGGCCTCCCGCCAGAGCCTTTTGTCCACCACTTCAGTTCAACCCTCCCGTTATTGTTTAAACGCGGATTACCCTTTTCCTCTTAATGATACCGTTGCAGGACCCAAAGGGGTGTATGGGCGGAGGCCGTCGCTAAGGAGCGGACGACCGCTGCCCAGGTAGTTATGACAGTATCTTAATGCTTAAAATGGACGGGGGATTTACTCTCCCGTCCGGATATTTCTTAAAGGGGTTTAGTACTCCAGGTGTTCCTTGCCAACCCGGTGGCGGAATACCCAGTACGTCCAGCCCTGGTATAGAAGCACGACGGGCACCAGGGTCAGGGCCACGATGGTCATCACCTTGAGGGTATAGGGACTGGAAGAGGCGTTGTAAATGGTCAGGCTCCACTGCGGGTACAGGCTGGAAACCATTACCCGGGGGAAAAGGGCGCTAAAGAACGCCACGGTTGAAAAAACAATGGCCAGACCGTTACCCACAAAAGCCAGGCCGTAACGGCCGGTGCGGGAAAGCCAGTAAGCGGCCAGCAATAACACCACCGCACCCCAGAAGGCAACCGTAGCACCCGCCCTGCCCGCAAGGCCGATTTGACTGTAGCTTAAGAACACCAGGAGAACAAGGGCCGGTGCGGCTACGGCTCCCACCAGCACGGCCGCCCGGCGGGCCCTCTCCTCCAGTTCCCCCCTGGTTTTGAGGGCCAGGAAGAGGGCGCCGTGGAAGGTAAAGAGCAGGAGCGTCGTCATCCCTCCTGCCAGGGTATAGGGAGACAAAAGATGCCAGAAGGTACCCACGTACTGCATCTGCCCGTTTATGGGCACTCCCCGGATCAGGTTGGTTATGGCCACGCCCCACAGCAGGGCGGGCAAAAGGCTGCCCACAAAGATCAGCCAATCCCACAGGCTGCGCCAGGATGGGCGGTCGTCCTTGCTGCGGAACTCAAAGGCTACCCCCCGCACGATCAGCGCCACCAGCATCAAGAATAGGGCCAGGTAAAAGCCGCTGAAAAGGGTGGCATACCAGTGGGGAAAGGCGGCAAAGATGGCCCCGCCGGCGGTGAGCAGCCACACTTCGTTGCCGTCCCAGAAGGGGCCGATGGTATTGATGAGCACCCGGCGCTCGCCGTCGTCCTTTCCCAAGAAGGGCAGCAAAATACCCACGCCGTAGTCAAAACCTTCCAGGAAGAAGTAGCCAATAAACAAAACGGTAATAAGGACAAACCAGAGAACGTTCAGGTCCATAACGACACCCCCTCGACATCCTCCACCCGGGGAACGGCAGGTGTTTCCCCGGGCCCTTTTTTCACCACTTTGACCAGGAGGTACACGTCCACTACTGCCAGCACTCCATACAGCAGGGTAAAAACAAGTAAAGTAGTCAACACGGCACCGGCGGAAACCACGGGAGAAACGGCCTCCTCCACCCGCTGGAGCCCGTAAACGATCCAGGGTTGGCGACCCACTTCAGCCATATACCAGCCGCTGGTATTGGCAATGTAGGGAAGGGGAATGCTAAATAAAAACGCCTTTAAAACCAGCGGCTTTGTTTCCAGCCTCCCCTTTCGCCACAGGTACAGGCTCAAAAGGGCGAGCAACAGCAT contains:
- the cydB gene encoding cytochrome d ubiquinol oxidase subunit II: MDLNVLWFVLITVLFIGYFFLEGFDYGVGILLPFLGKDDGERRVLINTIGPFWDGNEVWLLTAGGAIFAAFPHWYATLFSGFYLALFLMLVALIVRGVAFEFRSKDDRPSWRSLWDWLIFVGSLLPALLWGVAITNLIRGVPINGQMQYVGTFWHLLSPYTLAGGMTTLLLFTFHGALFLALKTRGELEERARRAAVLVGAVAAPALVLLVFLSYSQIGLAGRAGATVAFWGAVVLLLAAYWLSRTGRYGLAFVGNGLAIVFSTVAFFSALFPRVMVSSLYPQWSLTIYNASSSPYTLKVMTIVALTLVPVVLLYQGWTYWVFRHRVGKEHLEY
- the cydD gene encoding thiol reductant ABC exporter subunit CydD, encoding MVDKRLWREARAGRFLLALTVGLGLGAGLLAVVQAGCIARVVSRVFLEGQDLSGVWPLLLALLGVIIFRAMLAWISEVMAFRVAARIKHDLRQRLLEHLLALGPVYVRGEQRSGELVNLLVEGVEAVETYFARYLPQLALAALVPLAVLGFVFPLDLTSGFILLFTAPLIPLFMYLISGWAQTLTRQQWETLSRMNAHFLDVLQGLSTLKIFGRSKAQARVIALISDRFRKTSLGVLRVAFLSALALEFLATISTALVAVTVALRLVYARIPFEEALFLLLLAPEFYLPFKLLGTYFHAGLAGVSAAGRIFALLETPAGEGALPQEKALHIEQSALRETALSQEKGLHIHFRDVHFSYEGGERPALRGISFELAPGERVALVGPSGAGKSTVASLLLRFIEPQSGRITVNGVPLEQISAGQWRRYVALVPQHPHLFYGNVAGNIRLGRPGASMEEVVEAARLAGAHPFIQGLPRGYDTPVGEGGIRLSGGQARLLAIARAFLKNAPLLILDEATAGLDPATEELVRQALERLMAGRTVLVIAHRLATVYRAHRILVLQGGRVVETGQHEELLKRQGVYRRLVGAYGGVQ